A window of the Oncorhynchus keta strain PuntledgeMale-10-30-2019 chromosome 21, Oket_V2, whole genome shotgun sequence genome harbors these coding sequences:
- the LOC118400119 gene encoding extracellular sulfatase Sulf-2-like produces the protein MGGRGLLLLLLLGVVSPAQGSSFLSGQRHRTRLQRDRQARNNVRPNIILILTDDQDIELGSMQAMNKTRRIMEQGGTHFSNAFSTTPMCCPSRSSILTGKYVHNHHTFTNNENCSSPSWQAHHEPHTFAVHLNNSGYRTAFFGKYLNEYNGSYVPPGWREWVALVKNSRFYNYTLCRNGAREKHGSNYPKDYLTDIITNDSLNYFRSSKRMYPHRPVMMVLSHAAPHGPEDSAPQYSTAFPNASQHITPSYNYAPNPDKHWILRYTGPMKPVHMQFTNMLQRRRMQTLLSVDDCVDKVYNMLVETGELDNTYIVYTSDHGYHIGQYGLVKGKSMPYEFDIRVPFYIRGPNVEAGAINPHVVLNVDLAPTLLDMAGADVPSDMDGKSILKLLDTDKPVNRFQVNKKGKMWRDSFLVERGKLIHKKADGKEVAQEENFLPKYQRVKDLCQRAEYQSSCEQPGQKWQCLEDPSGKLRLYKCKGMASLYAPRMQALMASSGSQQWVGHVSNAGDSCDCGPLGLKITPLKRKRLLTKKKVKSTKSLTRNRWARSIPFELDGDLYAVDLEEGYRPVGLRNTSRSGERRRGAVLQEDDDEEFSGMGVTARPTTSNSLTPPAALKVTYRCSILMNDTVRCDGGLYKSLQAWKDHKLHIEHEIETLQTKIKNLREVKGHLKKVRPEECQCNTPNYLSKNKGMFRLDAGRIHSLNKMPSKQKKQWLMKEQKRRKKLRKLLKRLRNNDTCSMPGLTCFTHDNQHWQTAPFWTMGPFCACTSANNNTYWCLRTINDTHNFIFCEFATGFIEYFDLNTDPYQLINGVSTLDRTALNQMHQQLMELRSCKGHKQCNPETGGKDRNSLSEYRPVHRRKRPKVKKPSSKSLGQIWEGWVG, from the exons ATGGGAGGACGgggcctccttctcctcctcctcctggggGTGGTCTCCCCGGCACAGGGCTCGTCCTTCCTCTCCGGCCAGCGCCACCGGACACGTCTGCAGAGGGATCGCCAAGCCCGCAACAATGTCCGACCCAACATCATCCTCATCCTCACTGACGACCAGGACATCGAACTGG gctcAATGCAAGCCATGAATAAGACAAGGCGTATCATGGAGCAGGGAGGTACCCATTTCTCTAACGCCTTCTCCACTACTCCCATGTGCTGCCCATCGCGCTCCTCTATTCTGACAGGGAAGTACGTTCACAACCACCACACCTTCACCAACAACGAGAACTGCTCCTCACCGTCCTGGCAGGCCCACCATGAGCCTCACACCTTCGCTGTGCACCTTAACAACTCAGGCTACAGGACGG CCTTCTTTGGGAAGTACCTGAATGAGTACAACGGCTCGTATGTGCCCCCTGGCTGGAGGGAGTGGGTAGCGCTGGTGAAGAACTCTCGCTTCTACAACTACACTCTGTGCAGGAACGGTGCGCGGGAGAAGCATGGCAGCAACTATCCAAAG GACTATCTCACAGACATCATCACCAATGACAGCCTCAACTACTTCCGCTCCTCTAAGAGGATGTACCCCCACCGACCAGTGATGATGGTCCTGAGCCACGCTGCCCCACATGGGCCAGAGGACTCAGCACCGCAGTACAGCACTGCCTTCCCCAACGCCTCGCAGCACAT AACCCCGAGCTATAACTATGCTCCTAACCCAGACAAGCACTGGATCCTGCGCTACACAGGCCCCATGAAACCCGTCCACATGCAGTTCACCAACATGCTGCAGCGCCGGAGGATGCAGACCCTGCTGTCTGTGGACGACTGTGTGGACAAG GTGTACAACATGCtggtggagacaggtgagttggacaACACCTACATTGTTTACACATCAGACCACGGCTACCACATTGGCCAGTACGGCCTGGTCAAGGGCAAGTCCATGCCCTACGAGTTTGACATCCGGGTGCCCTTCTACATACGAGGCCCCAATGTGGAGGCAGGAGCCAT TAACCCTCATGTGGTGCTGAACGTTGACCTGGCTCCCACACTGTTGGACATGGCCGGTGCCGATGTTCCCTCTGATATGGACGGCAAGTCCATCCTCAAACTCCTGGACACAGACAAACCTGTCAACAG GTTCCAGGTGAACAAGAAGGGGAAGATGTGGAGGGACTCCTTCCTGGTAGAGCGAGG GAAACTGATCCACAAGAAGGCTGATGGGAAGGAGGTGGCCCAGGAGGAGAATTTCCTCCCCAAGTACCAGCGGGTCAAAGACCTGTGTCAGAGGGCAGAGTACCAGAGCTCCTGTGAACAGCCAGGGCAG AAGTGGCAGTGTCTGGAGGACCCGTCTGGTAAGTTGAGGCTGTATAAGTGTAAGGGCATGGCCAGTCTCTATGCCCCACGTATGCAGGCTCTGATGGCCAGCAGCGGGTCCCAGCAGTGGGTTGGACACGTCTCCAATGCTGGAGACAGCTGTGACTGTGGCCCCCTAGGCCTCAAAATTACACCCCTGAAGAGGAAGAGGCTGCTTACCAAGAAAA AGGTAAAGTCCACTAAGAGTCTGACTAGGAACCGTTGGGCCCGGTCCATTCCGTTTGAGCTGGATGGAGACCTTTATGCTGTGGACCTGGAAGAGGGCTACAGGCCCGTGGGCCTCCGGAATACCAGCAggtctggggagaggaggagaggagcggtcCTGCAGGAGGACGACGATGAGGAGTTCAGTGGAATGGGAGTTACAGCCAGACCTACAACCAGCAACAGCCTTACACCACCTGCCGCTCTTAAAGTCacctacag GTGCTCCATCCTGATGAATGACACAGTCAGGTGTGATGGAGGACTCTACAAATCCCTCCAGGCCTGGAAAGACCATAAGCTCCACATCGAGCACGAG ATTGAAACCCTACAGACGAAAATAAAGAACTTGCGTGAGGTCAAAGGTCACCTGAAGAAGGTTCGGCCTGAAGAGTGCCAGTGTAACACCCCCAATTACCTGTCCAAGAACAAAGGGATGTTCAGACTCGATGCAGGCCGCATTCACTCACTAAA CAAAATGCCCTCTAAGCAGAAGAAGCAGTGGCTGATGAAGGAGCAGAAACGTAGGAAGAAACTCCGTAAACTGCTCAAGAGGCTCCGCAACAACGACACCTGCAGCATGCCTGGTCTCACCTGTTTCACCCATGACAACCAGCACTGGCAGACTGCCCCCTTCTGGACAA TGGGTCCATTCTGTGCTTGTACCAGCGCCAACAACAACACTTACTGGTGCCTCAGGACCATCAACGACACACACAACTTCATATTCTGCGAGTTCGCCACAGGTTTCATAGAGTATTTCGATCTGAACACTGACCCATAccag TTGATAAATGGGGTTAGCACCCTGGACCGCACTGCCCTCAACCAGATGCACCAGCAACTTATGGAACTGCGGAGCTGCAAAGGCCACAAGCAATGCaatccagagacag GTGGTAAAGACAGAAACTCTTTAAGTGAATACAG GCCGGTTCATCGTCGAAAGAGGCCAAAAGTGAAGAAGCCCTCTTCCAAATCCCT AGGGCAGATTTGGGAAGGATGGGTTGGTTAA